AATTGTCTCCTGAACATATGACGGTGAATTAGCATTTCTAGAAGACTTGCTGAGCAAGAAAGGTAACAAGTGAGATTCTTCCACCTCTGTATAAAGGGGGAGTATCCTTGTCAGAGACAAACTTAGCAATTAAACAAAAGGGATTTTTATTGAGAAACAAAAGTCCCTAACACACTTTTGTATCATTTAAACTAAACAAGcatacaagaaaaaagaaaagagctgaGATTGTGTGAAAGAAGATTGAAATTTTGTATCTGAGAAGATTTATAATTATCTTATAATGTGCAGATGTCTGTGAAGAAAGAAGCAGATAAACATACTGGAACCAGAACTGGGTTCAGTGTGGTATTTAAATACCAAAAAATGTACCCTAAGGTCAAGTTTGGGtggttagcccctaaaacaatgtgtttgaACTAATTACTGGTATAAACTAGAGAAACAGAGACCAACTAATTGTTTTAGCAAGTATGTGACACATTTATTTAgttaatgaatttatttatttataatgtgatttatatcctgcctctctagAGGCATCTtacaaaaacccattaaaatataccccataaaaccccatacaatgTTAAAACCTACAGTTCCCATACAACTCACATTAAAATAACCATAGACCTACAGATGGTGGTAAAAAGAGTCTCTATTCTTATCAGTTATTCCAACCTTTCATCTGTATCCTCATAAATTGTCTCATTCCATCAGCCTCAGATCTTCCACACCAGATATTCAGTGCTTAACATTGCTTAACGTTGGAAAATTCTGGAATAAGTTAATTAAGAAAGGGTCTTCCCAGGCAGCGGCAGGATTAGCATTTGTACTTGAATAGGTGTTTGGGTGTGGCAGGGCCACCTTACTAAAATTAGGTTGATGATCCAGTGCATGTAGATGGGAAAATGGCTGGGGATGGTTCCAGGTACTGATTTAGGGATGCAGGTTATCTGAGAGGATTAGCAAACTGCCAGATTCCTTTTTCTAGGCATTCCAGAGTAAGAGAAGTCAATCCCTCATACAATTAATTAGGTTTCTGTGCAACAGCCAGAATCTTCTTGCTGGGAGTTAACATTTCAGTAGATCAAGCATGGTCTATCTCTGCCATGCAAACATGCCTGCATGAACTCCCTGGTCCAGCCATAGCTTGCTAAAGTGTACCAGCAATAGTATTATGAAAATTTCAATATCTGAGTTGATAAAAactagaaaataaatatttaaaaaaaaccagggaAGGTTTCTGAACTGGATGGATGATTGTGTTTACAGTACAGATGTTTTGTGGATAAAATTTTACATCTGTCAAAAATGACTATAAATTCTATACTGGAATCTTGGGGAAAAAATCTAATAAAGCTTTAATACCTAAAGAAGGTTTAGATCTAACACTGCCAAAAAACCATAGCAGTATCTTAGACATTTGGGAAGGGCATTTAGAGACGTCCTCAGCTGGATAGTGACGCCACTTTCTCCTGTAGTATGAagaccagttgcaattccagaaCTGCAGTCTCCACCAGGATTTTGGAGATCTTGACAAGTTTGCTTACATGAAAATCATGCTGATGGACACAAGCTCTGTAATGAAATCCCCAAGAACATCCAATTATTTTCAGTTGCTGGTCGTTTTCTTGGTGGCCACACCTATCCTGTTAATCCTactaaatatataaaaaacaaatatatattttttaagttggTATGGCACATGTTATAATAAGGGATATGAGATGCATATTGTTAACTCCTACTTGTTTAAATGCAGAAAGGAGAAAGTGAAAGAACAAGCAGTAGTAATAGGTCTAAAGTCCACCAGAAGCCAGAAGCCGAGCGAAGAGAAGCCGCAAAAGGGTGTAACAGAATATATTGGCCAGGTAAGAAGTTATATTTTAATAGGACTTAAGGTGATTTTCCGTCACCTGGAGAATACTTTTAATGTAGAATCAGGGTTTTGCTTAATGGAggttccccctttcctttttggAAACTGAATGATTCTAACGAAGTGTATAAACCTTAAGAACAAACATGCTCCAGTACTAGATTTCATTTGTGGTCTTAGGAAAGGTTaataaattgttgggaaagaaatGCATTCCTTTCTGCAAAGATCCTTCCTAAAAGGATAAGCTTTGTTACTGAATGCTACAGCACAGATTTGGAGCAGACTCAAAATGGTTGTTTGTTGCCATTCCCACTTGATAAGAGCAAATTATATTCATCCCCAGCACACCTCAGTTTGCTTTCAGTTTGTTTCATATgaaatcaaaatggcacaaataTATTAAAGTCTTTTTAAgtgaatatatttctaattttcattGTCAGTTTGTTTCGGTCATTAGCTCGAAGAAAGGACATCATGTACAGCTATTTTAACAGTTACATGAAAATACGCCTTGTATGGTGAATTATTTTGCCCAttgtttgagtcccatggcacgttgaataaaactttgttagttttaaagatGCCCGTGAACTCAGAtttatcctgctgcttcagaccaacgcagctacctGCCTGAATCTATTTAGTCCCTGTGGCCTTTGGCTATATTTTGAGTGACTGTTGCATTTGTGCTGGCAATCTATTTTTTTGTAGATTTGATCCCATTATGCGCAAGTATATACTTGCAAATTGAAGCAGCAAACAATCATACAAATATAATATACCCTTAATTTGGTTGTTTTGACTGTAGTGTGATCTGAGGTGAGACtgaaaggaaggcagggaaattGTTTGAGAGAAAGGAGATCTTCCAGAGGGTGGAGGGTTGAGAAAAAGCAGTTGGGAGATGGGGATTTTGTTTTAATCAgcatacagcaggctttctcagccaggatttcatgaaacctgaggtttcttgatggccctggaagggtttcccaaatgtttcATGTAtacatgttttatgtattttttaaatttcttaaatgcTCATcgggtgatatgcccatatatgatcatgttgaccccccgatgaccagtgatgggcctagagggggtgaaaaggggaggggccctgggtgggcatgcacacagctctgcttcccaaccatattgtgacacttctggggtttcttgaagcctgaagaatgtttcagggggtttctcaatggcaaaaagttgagaaaagctggcatagAGGACAGATGGCTTTTTAGAGCAGGGACATGCCTTGCATTGTTCTGAATGCTTATGGGGAATATTGAGGACGAGATTAATTGAATTCCCTATTGAATTCAGTAATCATTTCACCAGTATGATAAAAGACACGTGTTTTTGTATATTCACAGTGGCTCCTGTTTTGCAATATACTGGGAGAGTCTTCTAGTACATCACAGTCCTTCTCTTCTTCTGATCCATGTGTTCCTTATCAACTGCCTTATGCCTCTTGATGGTTCTGCAGACCTTCCATGGAGTGTATTCAGGTAAACCACTTCTGTACAGGCAGTCCGTGAAATGGAGCAATTTGGATGAGGAATTTCTTTTGTTTAACACTACTTGTGTCTTTAGGATGTTGAAACTCAATTCTTGTTCTCCTTTTCAGGAGAGTTGGGTGAGACAACGGGTATTCTAACCAGATTGTAGGGGAGTCATGGGATACATGAGGTCCAATGAACTAAAGTTCAATCCAGTAATTGTGAGGTATTGGTGGGTTTATAATTATGCTGTACAGGTGTCACCCTGTTTTAAATGGGTTTGCATtcttcttgcatttttaaagctcTGAACGGATTCCGGTTATCTTAAAACCCATTGGCAGAATTTGAATTTGCACTGGGATGCTTAACAGAAtaatcattttattaagaagagaaacaagtttgtataaaaagaaaggaaacagagaTCTAGCTAACTGTTCTgatattcattcagtctgttcaggaggcaagcagagaggaagtgtgctcaaaggagcaggaaatctccaaatgaaccaatcagcACACTGGATGAAATTATTGGAAAAAAGACATCAGGAAGCTCTTATTCTAGCTATgataaatatacatctcctctgatgtctcCTGTATGACATTCCTCACATTCTTTTGAATCTTGTACACCACATatattgtctattccaacaaaactttaagaTCAGCATTATGGATCCTATGCAGTATGCCCCAATTGAGTCCCTGTGaggaaaaaaaagactttttCTGAAGTGGCATCTGCCACCTTGCATATAGCCGCATGGCCTTACAATGGGATTCCAGGCAATCAAAGAAGCTCCCAGCTATACATTTTATAATCCAGCtttagagcatctgtttggttgctttgggttttctgggctgtgtgggcTGGATGATATAAGGCTGGATTATCAAGTTGTAGTCCCTggcatttcaccagtaactgtggctgacatCTCCAGAGGCACAACATAGTGGGTTGGGAATTTCTCCATGCCAAAATGTATATCACCCCTTCATCTATATTGAGATAATGGCAGACTACAAGTAGAAACTTGAATCCAGTATTGGCAAATTTAAACTATGCCCTCTACTTTTTAACACTTAGTGGGAAGCATAGTTGGATATGGCCAATGGGCTAGAGAAAAAGCTAACTCCTCAGGAACGTACCTTAGATTGATGTTTGTTTTGTTGCTCTCTGCAGGTCAGTTCAGAATCATTCTACCCCCACACCTGGTCACTGGATTTCTTGGAGAAGACATAATCCTGCCATGCCAGCTAACCACTTCCAGTGTACCTGACAGCATCAGCTTCACTGTTTACTGGACCTTCGACAATTCCTCAGAAAAAATTGTGGTGAAGTCCTATGATggaagaaagaaggaggaaatgcAAGACAATAGATACTACGGtcgaacagagctcttccactctGAGCTTAGTCAAGGGAATATGTCCTTGCATCTGAAAAACAGCCGGCTCTCTGACCAAGGACAATACACTTGCATGGTCTACCTTGAAGACTGGTATGACCAGGCAGTCGTTGAGCTGAATGTGATGGGTAAGGGGATGGTTTATTATGTTAAGAGAATCAGCTTTAGGACAGTAACAAATTAGGGCCTCTGGGGCAGAAAAGGCTCAGGTTCCTGACTCTCCTTATTAAAGGGAAGTAGGACAACCTGCTTTTAGTGGCTGTCcttgtcctgggcccattctgcacacataggataatgctctttcaatgtgccttggcagctggatttttctgtgcagaacaagaaaatctacttctaaagcgcattgaaagtacattatctattgtgtgcagaacaggccctggTACTGTTTAACGCCCCCTCACCAACCCTTCAGGCTCCAGGTGTGACAAACCTGTCTGCAACCACCAAGATTTTAAGACCTGaatagagccacagtttggccacccctgctctagatcgaTTAATCTCTTGTTCTTTTTGTGCAGCAAAAGGAGAGGAGCCTTCCATTTCTTTGGAGCTTTATGAAGGCCATGGAATTGGCCTGACCTGTAATTCCAAGGGCTGGTATCCAAATCCTCAGACTCTTTGGCTGGACGGCAAAGGGAAAAATCGGACTGAGAAGTCAGTCACCGTGAACAGGGAGATGCCAGCCGGGAccttcagcatctccagttccatAACAATAGATCCAGGAGCTGACAATGAGATCTCTTGCAAAATCATCAGCACTGTCTTGCAACTGGAGGCTGAATCCAGAATCTTGATCTCTGGTGAGTAAGAACAGGGCAGATCACTTAATAGTAAACGATGACACATACAGTTTGTTCCACAGTCAAGCTAAATGTATCTTCTCACCAAGAACCAAAAATACAAAAGTGTAACCAAGATTTTAATGTGTCTTTCAGATGCTTTTTATCCTACTACTTCTGCCTGGCTCCCTCCCTTTGTAATATTTTTATTGCTCATCCTGGGCATTATATTTTTTGCAGTTTACAAACTGATAAGTaagtattcattaaaaaaattgggCAAAGTAAGAAAGTTGCTGAAGCCTTCAGTTTTGAAAGTCTATGTTGAAAAGTGTTATATTTAGAAGTAGAGAAGGAATACATTCCAGTTCAACTGCTGTGCGCTGATGTGCTGCATAGACTGCTTATGACAGCCTGGTCATCTTGAGATTTACTATGTATTCTTGAATTTACATAAATAGGACCCTTTCCCCAAGTAACTAGGGATATTAGGTCCACCCTAGCCTCTGGCAAAGGCTCAGGGAGTGGAGTTTcaagatccagattgggaaactcttggagatttggctGTTTGAGCTTGAGGAcctgaggacagggacctcaatgagaCACTATGCCACAGATTTCACTCTCCAAAGGATCCACtgtctacaggggaactgatctgtgtaatctggagatgatctgtcatctcaggggatcctcaggttccacctggaggcttgcatcccAACAAGATACACTAGGCATGTCAGAAACAACAGTGATAGCCAGCATGGTAAATATGATTGCAAACTAGAAAAGCCTTTCTTTTAGGGATTGCTAATTCAGGGGCATGGATTTCTTTCTCTGGTGCTTGGTTACATAGTAGCTTTATAGCTAAGGACACATTTATGGGCCACAAGATGCCTTAATAAATGACTGGATACTAGGGAAGGCAAGGTTTCTCACTGAGGCAACCAGAGCAAATATGATTGACTTGAATGTGATCCTGATTACTCTGAGGACTCTGTTGTCTTTTGTTTCCATGAGGTCCAGCAAGTGCTATAAAGACAGAGGGGAGAAAAAGTACTCCGAGCTCTAAGGGAagtagggggaggggagaatgaaccAAAATGGAGGCATGTTGGCAACAGTCAAGAGAGGCTTCTACAATCTATAGGATCAGGCTACATGTTCTATAGGATCAGGCTACATGTTCTATAGGATCAGGCTACATGTCCAATTCCAGTTTGAGCCATGAATCCTCtgataattaattatattttatttcaggGACTTATCAAAATGTATCTCGATTTGGTGAGTAATTAATGACATTTCAtacatcaaaatatttttttaaagaaaagatgatttgttaTAATGCTAATACTAGAGGTATAAGGAGAAGGTTTTAGAACCTGTAGCTTAGAAGTGATTAAATATCTGAACACATGCCATAACCTTTACATTTTCTGTGGGTTTCTCATATGTTCTGGAACAATTTCCTCCACCTAAATGATTGTTTAAATGTTTCATTGAGTTTCAGTTGAACATGCCTGACTTCTGTCTGCTTTACAGCTTTAATTTTTAGCATCTAGCCCAGGGAGCAACTTGTCCACCAtccctggtggggaagggggTTTGCATTTAGGACTGCTGTACTCGATACAGTACATTTGAAGCAAAACACAATTCCAGTCTAAACAAACTAAGTCAATAGATAAATAATGTGggaatgcattttttcttttgcagaaaagaagaagaatgcaaTGACATCTGGTAAAGATGCTTAAAATATGTACATATTCAAGTGTTTAATGTATCTGCACGCATGCCTGTCTTCACGTCTTTTGAATTATTTCTCCAGAAAAGTGGGAGAGAAACTGTTACTAAGTTGAAAGAAACAGGAAGTAACTTACTTCCCCTGGGATCCCAGGAGAGGCTGATTTGTTTATCTAACACATCTTGAATGGAATCTCATTAGTCACAGTGTATTAATCCATGCATTAGACCGTCTTCATGGGTAGCCTCGAggctggatttacatgaaaagaagccctaggctattccacttatgtggccccttcacctcccatttttaagtttgtaaattacatgagagataataaaatacatcattactgtgatatatatcactatgttaagagcctcttgtggcacagagtggtaaggcagcagaaatgctgtctgaagctgtctgcccatgaggctgggagttcaatcccagcagccagctcaaggttgactcagccttccatccttccgaggtcggtaaaatgagtacccagcttgctgctggggggtaaatggtaatgactgggaaaggcactggcaaaccaccccgtattgagtctcccatgaaaacgctagagggcgtcaccccaagggtcagacatgacctggtgcttgcacaggggatacctttacctttatatcaatatgttaaatgaaacatgttgtgattggtactaacctttataaaaaatgtggaatataggcccctcttgaccttgaggccctaggctgaagcctagttaaccTATAGGAAAAACTGACCCTGGGTAGCCTGTATATTTTTGGGTCCTTTTCAATGTGCTTGCTCTTAAGTTGGAGCCCTTCATAACCTGGGCTCCACAATACCTGAGGGACTTCTCTCCCAGACTGAATACTTGCACCTCAGCAGTTCTTGCTTGCTTTGGCTTCTACAAGAACAGTCTTTTCCCTTTGATCTTCTGGagcaggtaaaggtatctcccCTCCCATTGTATaggataaagataaaggtaaaggtatcccctgtgcaagcacagagtcatgtctgacccttggggtgacaccctctagtgttttcatggcagactcaatacggggtggtttgccagtgccttccccagtcattaccgtttaccccccagcagcaagctgggtcctcattttaccgacctcggaaggatggaaggctgagtcaaccttgagccggctgctgggattgaactcccagcctcatgggcaaagctttcagacggctgccttaccactctgcgccacaagaggctcttgtataggatacaatgttttaataaataattggtGCATGGGATACTGCTCTAATAACTTCCATGAAAGATACTGTTTGAACCACCAGATTTATGAAAATGTTTGAGCTGGGAGTGGCCTACTATAGAAATAATTTGGTGGCATGTAACTCAGTCTAATACCAGTTTGCTATCAATGTTTTCAGAGCAAGAAGATCTAAAAACGGCAATaggtaaagtaaaaaaaaaattctttttataTCTGCAAGGGTTTGAAAATGAAAATTGGTTTTAAAAGATGAACTTTATCTTTATTAATGTTGGTTTATAATTGCTGTGATGATTTGTTCAGATATA
The Paroedura picta isolate Pp20150507F chromosome 16, Ppicta_v3.0, whole genome shotgun sequence genome window above contains:
- the LOC143826364 gene encoding butyrophilin subfamily 3 member A2-like isoform X2 yields the protein MCSLSTALCLLMVLQTFHGVYSGQFRIILPPHLVTGFLGEDIILPCQLTTSSVPDSISFTVYWTFDNSSEKIVVKSYDGRKKEEMQDNRYYGRTELFHSELSQGNMSLHLKNSRLSDQGQYTCMVYLEDWYDQAVVELNVMAKGEEPSISLELYEGHGIGLTCNSKGWYPNPQTLWLDGKGKNRTEKSVTVNREMPAGTFSISSSITIDPGADNEISCKIISTVLQLEAESRILISDAFYPTTSAWLPPFVIFLLLILGIIFFAVYKLIRTYQNVSRFEKKKNAMTSEQEDLKTAIEAQICTRNAGIAELQARFDRHNIELDFRRARSYAAAVTLDPDFKHPGLAISEDQKRAFFKPQGTGPKVAPSATPAVVAKEAYAFGKH
- the LOC143826364 gene encoding butyrophilin subfamily 3 member A2-like isoform X1, whose protein sequence is MCSLSTALCLLMVLQTFHGVYSGQFRIILPPHLVTGFLGEDIILPCQLTTSSVPDSISFTVYWTFDNSSEKIVVKSYDGRKKEEMQDNRYYGRTELFHSELSQGNMSLHLKNSRLSDQGQYTCMVYLEDWYDQAVVELNVMAKGEEPSISLELYEGHGIGLTCNSKGWYPNPQTLWLDGKGKNRTEKSVTVNREMPAGTFSISSSITIDPGADNEISCKIISTVLQLEAESRILISDAFYPTTSAWLPPFVIFLLLILGIIFFAVYKLIRTYQNVSRFEKKKNAMTSEQEDLKTAIEAQICTRNAGIAELQARFDTTLNLISEELGVMQPLSLWIQILNILGLPSARIKKEPSLSLRGLGPKLLLLRLPPWWRRKLMPLGNINGR